The following proteins come from a genomic window of Musa acuminata AAA Group cultivar baxijiao chromosome BXJ1-7, Cavendish_Baxijiao_AAA, whole genome shotgun sequence:
- the LOC135582578 gene encoding FAD-linked sulfhydryl oxidase ERV1-like isoform X1: MAGNPLEPFFQACESISHCVQTHLSRLFLPPQADSRHPHSLFKETSLPLFSVFSKPPSTTDDGSAPFRRKKEAKAAGPLTKEELGRATWTLLHAIAAQYPDQPTRQQKHDVKELMAILSRLYPCKECADHIKEVLKANPIQAGSQDEFSQWLCHIHNVVNRSLGKLIFPCNRVNARWGKVDCIDHNCDLQGSSDLTNQHR, from the exons ATGGCGGGGAACCCCTTAGAGCCCTTCTTCCAAGCATGCGAATCCATCTCCCACTGCGTTCAAACCCACCTCTCCCGCCTTTTCCTCCCGCCGCAAGCCGACTCCCGCCACCCCCACTCGCTCTTCAAGGAGACAAGCCTACCTCTCTTCTCCGTCTTCTCCAAGCCTCCCTCCACGACGGACGATGGAAGCGCGCCTTTTCGACGTAAAAAGGAG GCCAAAGCTGCGGGGCCTTTGACCAAGGAGGAGCTCGGGAGGGCGACTTGGACTCTGCTGCACGCCATCGCTGCCCAG taccCAGATCAACCAACAaggcagcagaagcatgatgtaAAGGAATTG ATGGCTATCTTATCTCGACTTTATCCTTGTAAAGAATGTGCAGACCATATTAAGGAAGTACTGaa GGCGAATCCTATACAGGCAGGTTCACAAGATGAGTTTTCTCAGTGGCTATGTCATATACACAATGTTGTAAACCGCAG CCTGGGAAAATTGATTTTTCCTTGTAATAGAGTAAATGCAAGATGGGGTAAAGTGGACTGCATCGATCATAATTGTGATCTTCAGGGAAGTTCGGACTTGACCAACCAACATAGATGA
- the LOC135582578 gene encoding FAD-linked sulfhydryl oxidase ERV1-like isoform X2: MAGNPLEPFFQACESISHCVQTHLSRLFLPPQADSRHPHSLFKETSLPLFSVFSKPPSTTDDGSAPFRRKKEAKAAGPLTKEELGRATWTLLHAIAAQYPDQPTRQQKHDVKELMAILSRLYPCKECADHIKEVLKKHKICGPIVDEEIDGYVVR, encoded by the exons ATGGCGGGGAACCCCTTAGAGCCCTTCTTCCAAGCATGCGAATCCATCTCCCACTGCGTTCAAACCCACCTCTCCCGCCTTTTCCTCCCGCCGCAAGCCGACTCCCGCCACCCCCACTCGCTCTTCAAGGAGACAAGCCTACCTCTCTTCTCCGTCTTCTCCAAGCCTCCCTCCACGACGGACGATGGAAGCGCGCCTTTTCGACGTAAAAAGGAG GCCAAAGCTGCGGGGCCTTTGACCAAGGAGGAGCTCGGGAGGGCGACTTGGACTCTGCTGCACGCCATCGCTGCCCAG taccCAGATCAACCAACAaggcagcagaagcatgatgtaAAGGAATTG ATGGCTATCTTATCTCGACTTTATCCTTGTAAAGAATGTGCAGACCATATTAAGGAAGTACTGaa AAAACACAAGATATGTGGTCCAATTGTTGATGAAGAAATTGATGGTTATGTAGTTCGATGA
- the LOC135678476 gene encoding protein NRT1/ PTR FAMILY 6.2-like: MDRKASWSVADAVDYKGLPADRSKTGGWAPAALILVIEICERLSTMGIAVNLVTYLGGTMHIPSAESANIVTDFMGTSFLLCLFGGFLADSFLGRYLTIAIFAMIQALGTGLLSISTKLPQLRPPPCNSTVTGQCQRANGFQMGALYLSLYLTAVGTGGLKSSVSGFGTDQFDEKHEKERSQMAYFFNRFFFFISTGTLFACTVLVYIQDEVGRSWAYGICCISMVLALLVFLSGTRRYRYKKSSGSPIVHILQVIVAAIRKRKLMLPSSVVFLYDDCPEASRIQHTDQFRFLDKAAIVAEEDHEVKGETKQPNPWKMCSVTRIEEVKMMIRLLPIWATTFMFWTIYAQMITFSVEQATTMERSIGSFQIPAGSLTAFFVAAILITCAVYDRVIMPLMKKWKGNQGFTSLQRIGIGLSFSIMGMAAAALTEVKRLSVAREAASGTTTLPISVFTLIPQFLFVGAGEAFIYTGQLDFFITRSPKGMKTMSTGLFLTTLSLGFFLSSFLVSFVKGVTGGKGGQGWLADNINYGRLDCFYGLLAGLSTMNLGAFLVCAGWSKPRVESPEKDSCGEDKC, encoded by the exons ATG GACCGGAAGGCGAGCTGGTCTGTGGCAGATGCTGTGGACTACAAGGGACTGCCTGCTGACAGGTCCAAGACTGGTGGATGGGCACCTGCAGCTCTGATCCTGG TCATCGAAATATGCGAGAGGCTTTCCACCATGGGGATTGCAGTCAACCTGGTGACGTATTTGGGAGGCACGATGCATATTCCGAGTGCAGAGTCGGCAAACATCGTCACGGACTTCATGGGCACATCTTTCTTGCTCTGCTTGTTCGGAGGTTTCCTCGCTGATTCCTTCTTGGGACGATACCTCACTATTGCCATCTTCGCTATGATCCAAGCACTA GGAACAGGCCTACTGTCCATCTCCACGAAGCTGCCCCAGCTTCGACCGCCGCCATGCAATTCTACTGTCACCGGGCAATGCCAGCGAGCTAATGGCTTCCAGATGGGCGCCCTGTACTTGAGCCTCTACCTCACCGCGGTGGGCACCGGCGGCCTCAAGTCAAGCGTATCGGGCTTCGGTACCGACCAGTTCGACGAGAAGCACGAGAAGGAGAGAAGTCAGATGGCCTACTTCTTCAACaggttcttcttcttcatcagcacCGGCACTCTGTTCGCCTGCACTGTCCTCGTCTACATTCAGGACGAGGTGGGTCGAAGCTGGGCCTACGGCATCTGCTGCATCTCCATGGTTCTCGCCCTTCTGGTGTTCCTGTCCGGGACCAGAAGATACCGGTACAAGAAGAGCTCAGGGAGCCCAATCGTGCACATCCTCCAAGTGATCGTAGCTGCAATCAGGAAGAGGAAGCTTATGCTTCCTTCCTCTGTTGTCTTCTTGTATGATGACTGTCCTGAGGCCTCCAGAATCCAACATACTGACCAATTCCG TTTCCTGGACAAGGCTGCGATCGTTGCTGAAGAAGATCACGAAGTTAAGGGCGAGACTAAACAGCCGAACCCCTGGAAGATGTGCTCCGTGACGAGAATTGAGGAGGTGAAGATGATGATTCGGCTGCTTCCCATCTGGGCCACGACCTTCATGTTCTGGACCATCTACGCTCAGATGATCACCTTCTCCGTGGAGCAAGCGACGACGATGGAGAGATCCATCGGTAGCTTCCAAATCCCGGCAGGATCACTGACGGCCTTCTTCGTGGCGGCGATTCTCATCACCTGCGCCGTCTACGACCGCGTCATCATGCCTCTGATGAAGAAGTGGAAAGGCAACCAAG GTTTCACCAGCCTGCAAAGAATCGGAATTGGCCTGAGCTTCTCGATCATGGGGATGGCCGCTGCAGCACTGACGGAGGTGAAACGGCTCTCGGTGGCCCGGGAAGCCGCCAGCGGCACCACCACGCTGCCCATCAGTGTTTTCACGTTGATACCGCAGTTCCTGTTCGTGGGTGCCGGAGAAGCATTCATATACACCGGGCAGCTCGATTTCTTCATCACCCGGTCGCCGAAGGGGATGAAGACGATGAGCACCGGGCTCTTCCTAACGACGCTATCCCTCGGCTTCTTCCTGAGCAGCTTCTTGGTGTCGTTCGTGAAGGGTGTGACCGGCGGCAAGGGTGGACAGGGGTGGCTTGCCGACAACATCAACTACGGGAGGTTGGATTGCTTCTATGGGCTGCTTGCGGGACTGAGCACCATGAACTTGGGAGCCTTTCTTGTTTGTGCTGGTTGGAGCAAGCCACGGGTAGAGAGCCCTGAGAAGGATTCATGCGGAGAAGACAAGTGCTGA
- the LOC135678479 gene encoding uncharacterized protein At2g34160-like isoform X1: MEEITEGVNNLHVTAADSHKKNRIQVSNTKKPLFFYVNLAKRYMQQYNEVELSALGMAIATVVTIAEILKNNGLAIEKKITTSTVDVKDESRGRPMQKAKIEILLGKTENFDELMASAAEERDVGDGEEQS, from the exons ATGGAGGAGATCACGGAAGGCGTGAACAATCTCCACGTCACCGCCGCCGATTCCCACAAGAAGAATCGGATCCAGGTGTCCAATACGAAGAAGCCCCTCTTCTTCTACGTCAACCTTGCCAAG AGGTATATGCAGCAATACAATGAAGTTGAGCTGTCAGCTCTTGGAATGG CAATTGCAACTGTTGTCACTATTGCGGAAATTCTGAAAAATAATGGCCTAGCTATCGAGAAGA agatcacaacatcaactGTTGATGTTAAGGATGAATCTAGGGGTCGGCCCATGCAAAAAGCAAAG ATTGAGATATTGTTGGGCAAGACAGAGAACTTCGATGAATTGATGGCTTCCGCGGCTGAGGAAAGGGATGTGGGAGATGGCGAGGAGCAAAGCTGA
- the LOC135678479 gene encoding uncharacterized protein At2g34160-like isoform X2 produces MEEITEGVNNLHVTAADSHKKNRIQVSNTKKPLFFYVNLAKRYMQQYNEVELSALGMEITTSTVDVKDESRGRPMQKAKIEILLGKTENFDELMASAAEERDVGDGEEQS; encoded by the exons ATGGAGGAGATCACGGAAGGCGTGAACAATCTCCACGTCACCGCCGCCGATTCCCACAAGAAGAATCGGATCCAGGTGTCCAATACGAAGAAGCCCCTCTTCTTCTACGTCAACCTTGCCAAG AGGTATATGCAGCAATACAATGAAGTTGAGCTGTCAGCTCTTGGAATGG agatcacaacatcaactGTTGATGTTAAGGATGAATCTAGGGGTCGGCCCATGCAAAAAGCAAAG ATTGAGATATTGTTGGGCAAGACAGAGAACTTCGATGAATTGATGGCTTCCGCGGCTGAGGAAAGGGATGTGGGAGATGGCGAGGAGCAAAGCTGA
- the LOC135678478 gene encoding uncharacterized protein LOC135678478 isoform X2, with product MIKQLCYKAAEQLQNPLCFLIQQRGIHSRNKKAMELVAKGWSALQEVDRVIDYADRNDHRLIPLLRGAKENFELALEIDNMNTHARYWLGRMHLKYHVPGACKAIGAALLVEAANMGDPDAQYELGCRLRVELHPRALYLLGAVYLAGDCVKKDVASAIWCFHRASEKGHAGAAIAYGSLLLQGYEVPEVITRFNSDRSPSTGALRKKGKKVRQDPLVMAKEQFQIAADAGCDLGLRWLKTISDDEKLQQQTTQ from the exons ATGATTAAACAATTATGCTATAAAGCTGCCGAACAATTGCAAAACCCACTTTGTTTTCTGATTCAGCAG CGAGGGATTCACAGCCGGAACAAGAAAGCCATGGAACTAGTGGCAAAAGGTTGGAGTGCACTACAGGAAGTTGATAGGGTCATTGACTATGCTGATCGCAATGACCATCGTCTCATCCCACTCCTTAGA GGCGCAAAGGAAAATTTTGAGTTGGCGCTCGAAATTGACAATATGAACACTCATGCAAGATACTGGTTGGGCAGGATGCATCTCAAGTATCATGTTCCCGGGGCTTGTAAAGCGAT TGGAGCAGCCTTATTGGTGGAGGCTGCAAACATGGGTGATCCAGATGCACAATACGAACTTGGTTGCCGTCTCCGAGTTGAG TTGCATCCACGTGCTCTCTATCTTCTAGGAGCTGTATATTTAGCTGGGGACTGTGTGAAGAAAGATGTTGCTTCAGCTATATGGTGCTTCCACAGAGCATCAGAGAAA GGTCATGCTGGAGCAGCAATTGCTTATGGATCACTTTTGCTGCAAG GTTATGAAGTGCCAGAGGTTATAACCAGGTTTAACTCTGATAGGAGCCCATCTACCGGTGCACTgaggaagaaagggaagaaagttAGGCAGGACCCTTTGGTGATGGCAAAGGAACAGTTTCAAATTGCAGCTGATGCTGGTTGTGATCTTGGTCTGCGGTGGCTGAAAACGATTTCTGATGATGAGAAGTTACAGCAGCAGACAACCCAGTGA
- the LOC135678478 gene encoding uncharacterized protein LOC135678478 isoform X3, which produces MELVAKGWSALQEVDRVIDYADRNDHRLIPLLRGAKENFELALEIDNMNTHARYWLGRMHLKYHVPGACKAIGAALLVEAANMGDPDAQYELGCRLRVENDHVQSDQQAFYYIEKAVGQLHPRALYLLGAVYLAGDCVKKDVASAIWCFHRASEKGHAGAAIAYGSLLLQGYEVPEVITRFNSDRSPSTGALRKKGKKVRQDPLVMAKEQFQIAADAGCDLGLRWLKTISDDEKLQQQTTQ; this is translated from the exons ATGGAACTAGTGGCAAAAGGTTGGAGTGCACTACAGGAAGTTGATAGGGTCATTGACTATGCTGATCGCAATGACCATCGTCTCATCCCACTCCTTAGA GGCGCAAAGGAAAATTTTGAGTTGGCGCTCGAAATTGACAATATGAACACTCATGCAAGATACTGGTTGGGCAGGATGCATCTCAAGTATCATGTTCCCGGGGCTTGTAAAGCGAT TGGAGCAGCCTTATTGGTGGAGGCTGCAAACATGGGTGATCCAGATGCACAATACGAACTTGGTTGCCGTCTCCGAGTTGAG AATGACCATGTTCAGTCAGATCAACAAGCTTTCTATTATATCGAAAAGGCTGTTGGCCAG TTGCATCCACGTGCTCTCTATCTTCTAGGAGCTGTATATTTAGCTGGGGACTGTGTGAAGAAAGATGTTGCTTCAGCTATATGGTGCTTCCACAGAGCATCAGAGAAA GGTCATGCTGGAGCAGCAATTGCTTATGGATCACTTTTGCTGCAAG GTTATGAAGTGCCAGAGGTTATAACCAGGTTTAACTCTGATAGGAGCCCATCTACCGGTGCACTgaggaagaaagggaagaaagttAGGCAGGACCCTTTGGTGATGGCAAAGGAACAGTTTCAAATTGCAGCTGATGCTGGTTGTGATCTTGGTCTGCGGTGGCTGAAAACGATTTCTGATGATGAGAAGTTACAGCAGCAGACAACCCAGTGA
- the LOC135678478 gene encoding uncharacterized protein LOC135678478 isoform X1: MIKQLCYKAAEQLQNPLCFLIQQRGIHSRNKKAMELVAKGWSALQEVDRVIDYADRNDHRLIPLLRGAKENFELALEIDNMNTHARYWLGRMHLKYHVPGACKAIGAALLVEAANMGDPDAQYELGCRLRVENDHVQSDQQAFYYIEKAVGQLHPRALYLLGAVYLAGDCVKKDVASAIWCFHRASEKGHAGAAIAYGSLLLQGYEVPEVITRFNSDRSPSTGALRKKGKKVRQDPLVMAKEQFQIAADAGCDLGLRWLKTISDDEKLQQQTTQ, from the exons ATGATTAAACAATTATGCTATAAAGCTGCCGAACAATTGCAAAACCCACTTTGTTTTCTGATTCAGCAG CGAGGGATTCACAGCCGGAACAAGAAAGCCATGGAACTAGTGGCAAAAGGTTGGAGTGCACTACAGGAAGTTGATAGGGTCATTGACTATGCTGATCGCAATGACCATCGTCTCATCCCACTCCTTAGA GGCGCAAAGGAAAATTTTGAGTTGGCGCTCGAAATTGACAATATGAACACTCATGCAAGATACTGGTTGGGCAGGATGCATCTCAAGTATCATGTTCCCGGGGCTTGTAAAGCGAT TGGAGCAGCCTTATTGGTGGAGGCTGCAAACATGGGTGATCCAGATGCACAATACGAACTTGGTTGCCGTCTCCGAGTTGAG AATGACCATGTTCAGTCAGATCAACAAGCTTTCTATTATATCGAAAAGGCTGTTGGCCAG TTGCATCCACGTGCTCTCTATCTTCTAGGAGCTGTATATTTAGCTGGGGACTGTGTGAAGAAAGATGTTGCTTCAGCTATATGGTGCTTCCACAGAGCATCAGAGAAA GGTCATGCTGGAGCAGCAATTGCTTATGGATCACTTTTGCTGCAAG GTTATGAAGTGCCAGAGGTTATAACCAGGTTTAACTCTGATAGGAGCCCATCTACCGGTGCACTgaggaagaaagggaagaaagttAGGCAGGACCCTTTGGTGATGGCAAAGGAACAGTTTCAAATTGCAGCTGATGCTGGTTGTGATCTTGGTCTGCGGTGGCTGAAAACGATTTCTGATGATGAGAAGTTACAGCAGCAGACAACCCAGTGA
- the LOC135678477 gene encoding F-box/kelch-repeat protein At1g55270-like translates to MNSGEEVWSRMDVERRNHPPLVDSSACLCRVDGGFKTVTGGKKYVPGSKLCVQPKIRTSIHPVRSKPGLERNRCQSPLLPGLPDDLAIACLIRVPRAEHRKLRLVCKRWQRLLAGNYFYSLRRSLGIAEEWIYVIRRDRDGRISWDAFDPRYQLWHPLPPIPKEYSEATGFGCAVLSGCHLYILGGKDRRKGSMRRVIYYSARTNKWHRAPDMIWRRHLFGSCVINNCLYVAGGENEGVHRSFGPAEFYDPNKNRWTCISDMSTAMVPFIGVVYEGKWFLKGLGAQRQVICDAYFPDTDRWCPVFNGMVTGWRNPSVCLNGQLYALDCKDGCKLRSYDASTDSWSIHIDSKLHLGSSRALEAAALLPLRGKLCIVRNNMSITLVDVEAKDSGDLRWETVAGRGQLRTFVTNLLSNIAGRSGLRSHIVHCQVLQA, encoded by the exons ATGAACTCCGGCGAAGAAGTTTGGTCGAGGATGGACGTGGAGAGACGGAATCACCCTCCACTC GTTGATAGCTCAGCATGCCTCTGTAGAGTAGATGGTGGCTTCAAGACAGTGACGGGAGGCAAGAAATATGTCCCCGGCAGCAAGCTCTGCGTTCAGCCCAAGATCAGAACGTCGATCCACCCCGTGAGGTCGAAGCCAGGGCTGGAGAGGAATCGCTGCCAGTCTCCTCTGCTGCCCGGCCTCCCCGACGACctcgccatcgcctgcctcatccgCGTGCCACGGGCCGAGCACCGGAAGCTCAGGCTGGTCTGCAAGAGGTGGCAACGCCTCCTCGCCGGGAACTACTTCTACTCACTCCGCAGGAGCCTCGGCATCGCGGAAGAGTGGATCTACGTCATCAGAAGAGATAGGGATGGGCGGATATCGTGGGACGCCTTCGATCCCAGGTACCAGCTCTGGCATCCCCTGCCTCCCATCCCCAAGGAGTACTCCGAGGCCACCGGGTTCGGCTGCGCCGTCTTGAGCGGCTGTCATCTGTACATCTTAGGGGGCAAGGATCGTCGCAAGGGATCGATGCGGCGCGTCATCTACTACAGCGCGAGGACCAACAAGTGGCACCGCGCGCCCGACATGATTTGGAGGAGGCACCTCTTCGGCTCTTGCGTCATCAACAACTGCTTGTATGTTGCCGGAGGCGAGAACGAAGGCGTTCACCGCTCGTTCGGACCGGCGGAGTTCTACGATCCCAACAAGAACCGGTGGACGTGCATCTCCGACATGAGCACCGCGATGGTCCCCTTCATCGGCGTCGTCTACGAGGGGAAGTGGTTCTTGAAGGGGCTCGGAGCCCAGCGGCAGGTCATCTGTGATGCCTACTTCCCGGACACGGACCGATGGTGCCCGGTGTTCAATGGCATGGTGACGGGATGGAGGAACCCATCCGTCTGCTTGAATGGTCAACTCTACGCTCTCGACTGCAAGGACGGCTGCAAGCTGAGGTCATACGACGCATCCACGGATTCGTGGAGTATACATATCGACAGCAAGCTGCACCTGGGGAGTTCTCGAGCCCTCGAAGCAGCGGCTCTGCTTCCTCTCAGGGGGAAGCTGTGCATCGTCAGGAACAACATGAGCATTACTCTGGTCGACGTGGAAGCGAAGGATAGCGGAGACCTGAGGTGGGAGACGGTGGCAGGGAGAGGGCAGCTGAGGACCTTTGTCACCAACCTCTTGTCGAACATTGCAGGCCGCAGTGGTCTCAGGAGTCATATCGTTCACTGTCAAGTACTACAGGCTTAG